A window from Carassius auratus strain Wakin unplaced genomic scaffold, ASM336829v1 scaf_tig00017060, whole genome shotgun sequence encodes these proteins:
- the LOC113075441 gene encoding transcription initiation factor TFIID subunit 7-like: protein MTSKTKVGKVGSKSKVDAPHELESQFVLRLPQEYASTVRRIAQSSSMNMKDRLTIELHADGRHGIVRVDRVPLACKLVDLPCILESLKTVDKKTFYKTADICQMLVCTLDGDLYPPLEEPTGTTDPKSKKKDKDKDKKFVWNHGITLPLKNTRKRRFRKTAKKKYIESPDVEKEMKRLLSTDAEAVSVRWEVIAEDETKEPDNSFSLSNLESSPGTSGHKGHGSSVQHDELREIFNDISSSSEDEDEEGERHEDEDLNIMDTEDDMVRQLHEKLNETDGGRDENNRTSQIVMEYQVQINNLKAKLQETRARKKQQEKLIMEVENQALRDRFQGLLNGMIHQEEQEMEQLASLQEQLDSLIEK, encoded by the exons ATGACCTCAAAAACGAAAG TGGGAAAGGTTGGCTCCAAAAGCAAAGTAGATGCTCCTCATGAGCTGGAGAGTCAGTTTGTTCTGCGGCTTCCTCAg gaatatgCCTCCACAGTCAGACGGATTGCCCAGTCTAGCAGCATGAACATGAAAGACAGACTTACTATAGAGTTGCATG CCGATGGTCGCCATGGGATTGTACGTGTGGATCGTGTCCCTTTAGCGTGTAAATTAGTGGATTTACCCTGCATCCTGGAGTCATTAAAAACGGTTGACAAAAAGACCTTCTATAAGACTGCTGATATCTGTCAG ATGCTGGTATGCACACTGGATGGAGACTTGTACCCCCCTCTAGAGGAGCCCACAGGCACTACAGACCCCAAAAGCAAAAAGAAAGACAAGGACAAAGACAAGAAATTTGTTTGGAACCATGGCA TTACCCTTCCTCTGAAGAACACAAGGAAGAGGCGGTTCAGGAAGACAGCGAAGAAGAAG TACATTGAGTCTCCTGATGTGGAAAAGGAGATGAAGAGGCTCTTAAGCACAGATGCCGAAGCCGTCAGTGTTC GATGGGAGGTGATTGCTGAGGATGAGACCAAAGAACCTGACAACAGCTTTTCTCTGTCCAACTTGGAGTCTTCGCCTGGAACCTCGGGACACAAGGGTCACGGCTCTTCAG TCCAACACGACGAGCTACGCGAGATCTTCAAtgacatcagcagcagcagcgaggatgaggacgaggagggtgaacgacatgaggatgaagACCTTAACATCATGGACACTGAAGACGACATGGTCAGGCAGCTCCATGAGAAACTGAATGAGACAGATGGAGGCAGAGACGAGAATAACCGCACCAGTCAGATCG TAATGGAGTACCAGGTACAGATCAACAATTTGAAGGCCAAGCTTCAGGAAACACGTGCCCGCAAGAAGCAACAGGAAAAATTGATAATGGAGGTGGAAAATCAAGCCTTGAGG GATCGCTTCCAGGGTCTTTTGAATGGTATGATTCATCAAGAAGAGCAAGAGATGGAACAG CTGGCCTCCCTTCAAGAGCAGCTGGACTCACTGATCGAGAAGTGA